Proteins encoded in a region of the Sander lucioperca isolate FBNREF2018 chromosome 4, SLUC_FBN_1.2, whole genome shotgun sequence genome:
- the LOC116042618 gene encoding CD276 antigen homolog isoform X1, translating to MASMGILLFFTAIYIRTRNTNAAYVNVECQTENVGQYGQQSLLQCVVKTSQDVVDPEIRVVLWKKEGVEKQVKNNPLLLFNRGEIKLKPGYSFAEPSWNVRNMNVSLLITNTAVEQEGDYTCTVITNSGDSSSSTSLKVTAKYNKPTIHSNPETITVNTDVTLMCDSDGGYPKGQLRWFDENKTEWTKSSQMEAKLTESGLFHLSSKLSLLKGSIFTKYTCKVFNASGDKEEEATFEVQHAVTPGIQTGEGLGSASKIAPVVVIGSLIVGLLVLLALLIYRKRSQRDHQGLTTCDHDDGGHQERDKTCQVSQATEKNSYWNLIDFNVYSCPT from the exons ATGGCCTCGATGGGTATCCTCCTTTTTTTCACTGCCATCTACATCAGAACAAGAAATACAAACGCAG CTTATGTAAATGTGGAATGCCAGACTGAAAACGTGGGACAGTATGGCCAGCAGTCACTGCTGCAGTGTGTTGTCAAAACCTCACAAGACGTGGTAGACCCAGAAATCCGGGTGGTCCTTTGGAAGAAAGAGGGAGTCGAAAAGCAAGTAAAGAACAACCCTTTACTGCTTTTTAACAGAGGGGAAATTAAGCTCAAGCCAGGCTATTCTTTTGCTGAGCCATCCTGGAATGTCAGAAACATGAACGTATCCCTGCTCATCACCAACACTGCTGTAGAGCAAGAGGGAGATTATACATGTACGGTGATAACAAACAGCGGCGACAGCTCCAGCAGCACCAGCCTTAAGGTCACAG ccaaatacaacaaaccaaCTATCCACTCCAACCCTGAGACAATAACTGTTAATACAGATGTAACCCTGATGTGCGATTCTGATGGTGGCTACCCAAAAGGTCAACTTCGCTGGTTTGATGAGAACAAAACGGAGTGGACAAAAAGCTCTCAAATGGAGGCAAAGCTGACAGAAAGTGGTCTGTTTCACCTCTCTAGCAAGCTGTCTTTGCTGAAAGGATCCATTTTCACCAAATACACCTGCAAAGTGTTCAATGCCAGtggagacaaagaggaagaggCCACATTTGAAGTACAACATGCCGTCACACCAG GGATACAGACGGGGGAAGGGTTGGGTTCAGCCTCCAAAATCGCTCCTGTGGTGGTCATCGGATCTCTGATTGTAGGGTTGTTGGTGCTGTTGGCGCTGCTGATCTATAGAAAGCGATCTCAAC GTGACCATCAAGGGCTCACTACATGCGATCACGATGACG GTGGTCATCAGGAGAGGGATAAAACATGCCAAGTCAGCCAGGCCACTGAAAAAAATAGTTATTGGAATTTAATTGATTTTAATGTGTACAGCTGTCCCACATGA
- the LOC116042618 gene encoding CD276 antigen homolog isoform X2, translating to MASMGILLFFTAIYIRTRNTNAAYVNVECQTENVGQYGQQSLLQCVVKTSQDVVDPEIRVVLWKKEGVEKQVKNNPLLLFNRGEIKLKPGYSFAEPSWNVRNMNVSLLITNTAVEQEGDYTCTVITNSGDSSSSTSLKVTAKYNKPTIHSNPETITVNTDVTLMCDSDGGYPKGQLRWFDENKTEWTKSSQMEAKLTESGLFHLSSKLSLLKGSIFTKYTCKVFNASGDKEEEATFEVQHAVTPGIQTGEGLGSASKIAPVVVIGSLIVGLLVLLALLIYRKRSQRGHQERDKTCQVSQATEKNSYWNLIDFNVYSCPT from the exons ATGGCCTCGATGGGTATCCTCCTTTTTTTCACTGCCATCTACATCAGAACAAGAAATACAAACGCAG CTTATGTAAATGTGGAATGCCAGACTGAAAACGTGGGACAGTATGGCCAGCAGTCACTGCTGCAGTGTGTTGTCAAAACCTCACAAGACGTGGTAGACCCAGAAATCCGGGTGGTCCTTTGGAAGAAAGAGGGAGTCGAAAAGCAAGTAAAGAACAACCCTTTACTGCTTTTTAACAGAGGGGAAATTAAGCTCAAGCCAGGCTATTCTTTTGCTGAGCCATCCTGGAATGTCAGAAACATGAACGTATCCCTGCTCATCACCAACACTGCTGTAGAGCAAGAGGGAGATTATACATGTACGGTGATAACAAACAGCGGCGACAGCTCCAGCAGCACCAGCCTTAAGGTCACAG ccaaatacaacaaaccaaCTATCCACTCCAACCCTGAGACAATAACTGTTAATACAGATGTAACCCTGATGTGCGATTCTGATGGTGGCTACCCAAAAGGTCAACTTCGCTGGTTTGATGAGAACAAAACGGAGTGGACAAAAAGCTCTCAAATGGAGGCAAAGCTGACAGAAAGTGGTCTGTTTCACCTCTCTAGCAAGCTGTCTTTGCTGAAAGGATCCATTTTCACCAAATACACCTGCAAAGTGTTCAATGCCAGtggagacaaagaggaagaggCCACATTTGAAGTACAACATGCCGTCACACCAG GGATACAGACGGGGGAAGGGTTGGGTTCAGCCTCCAAAATCGCTCCTGTGGTGGTCATCGGATCTCTGATTGTAGGGTTGTTGGTGCTGTTGGCGCTGCTGATCTATAGAAAGCGATCTCAAC GTGGTCATCAGGAGAGGGATAAAACATGCCAAGTCAGCCAGGCCACTGAAAAAAATAGTTATTGGAATTTAATTGATTTTAATGTGTACAGCTGTCCCACATGA